The DNA region GATGCCCAACTTCGCAATAAAGTCGGCAATATAATCAGCAACCCGATATTGTGTGCCCAATTTCCTCAATCCATCCAGTAAGTCAGCAGGGTCTTGCGTTGTTTGTTTGCCATGATTGCAGGATCTGTGTAGAACGAATCATTCTTGTCGTGTGTGGTCGATATTTCTTCGATGACTGCGCCGCTCTCCGCCTTGAATGCATGGCGTACGCCGGGCTCAATGGTTACGACATCTCCTGGTCGATACAGTCTTCCCACTCCATTCAGTTCAAGCATGACTTCGCCATAAATGATATGGAAGGTTTCTTCTTTCTTTTCGTGATATTGCTCTGGATGTATCTGGCCAGGAAGGCTGACAAGCAGTTTTTTGCAATAACCACGGTTGATCACGGTGATGATCACAAGACCTACCTCATCGAAACGGTCGAGTCCGTAATGATGCGATACTTCCAGGTCGGCCCCTCCTGGCACGACGATCTGGGTGCGTGACAAAAGCTCTTTGACCTGACGAGCGATATCCCAGATGCGGGCGCGGCGATCTACGCAGTTTGTGTTGGATGGGGCAACTGCCTCATCACGTGCAATGTCGGCAGTAGCTGTGAAATCGGCATATTTGAACCAGTTGTTGGCGGTAAACTGATTGTGCTGGGGCGGGAAGGCAAAATACACATCTTCGCTGCTGATGGTTTCACCTGCAGCTATTGCCCGTCGAGCAAAAATGCCGCGTTGCAACGAGCGCAGACTGGAAATTTCCTGCGGGTTTGCGGGGAGTCGGGCGTCGCCTGTGCCGCACAGAATCCAGGCTTGCTGCGCCGCCTGCAGCCATGCCCGTACCTGTTCCGGGTTGGCAGAATAGGCGTTGAGCGTATAGGTGTCGGTCGGGAGGCCGACATGTTTTTCGAAGAGCGTAGCGCCCTTGGCAATGGCCAGCTTGACGATGTCGATATTGTCCGGTTGTTCGTGTGTGGAGAATCCTATTCGTACGCCCGGATAGCGAGCTCGCAGGAAATCCATCTGCGACAGATGCATGTGGTCATCCGGCGTCGGGTACTCGCCGACGCAGTGCAGAATGGCGAATTCTTTATGTCGATGCGCGAAGAAGCTGACCACGCGGTCGATTTCCTCCAGTCGTGCGCCCGCTGTGGAAGCGACAATCGGCTTGTCGCTCAGCACAATACGCTCCAATAGCGGCCAGTCAGTGAACGAGCAACTGGCGATTTTAATGATATCCAGATCCTGCTCATCAATGAGATCAACCGATGGCTCATCGAACGGTGTTGCCATGGTTATAAATCCCTGCTCACGCATTGCTGCTACCAGTCGATCAAACTCCGGCCGACTCAATCGTGTTTCCTCGAAACGTTTGACATATTTAAGGTCGTCGCGCCCCTTGGCCGCTGGATGAATAAAGGTACCCAGGTCGCGGTATTGCAATTTGAGTGCGAAATTGAAAGGAAAATCTTTGCACACTTTTCCAAACGCGTGGATTAAATCCAAACCATGTTGGACGTCGCCCATGTGATTGTTCGCCATTTCAAGAACAAAAAGCGGTGTTGGAATGGTCGCGGACATTATTGATCTTTCTAATAATTTCTATTATTACCAAGTTCCGCCTGAGGGATTCAGTCAGCATTGTGTTAATAAAAACCAGGCAGCCTTTTCCAGT from Sideroxyarcus emersonii includes:
- a CDS encoding N-acetylneuraminate synthase family protein; this translates as MSATIPTPLFVLEMANNHMGDVQHGLDLIHAFGKVCKDFPFNFALKLQYRDLGTFIHPAAKGRDDLKYVKRFEETRLSRPEFDRLVAAMREQGFITMATPFDEPSVDLIDEQDLDIIKIASCSFTDWPLLERIVLSDKPIVASTAGARLEEIDRVVSFFAHRHKEFAILHCVGEYPTPDDHMHLSQMDFLRARYPGVRIGFSTHEQPDNIDIVKLAIAKGATLFEKHVGLPTDTYTLNAYSANPEQVRAWLQAAQQAWILCGTGDARLPANPQEISSLRSLQRGIFARRAIAAGETISSEDVYFAFPPQHNQFTANNWFKYADFTATADIARDEAVAPSNTNCVDRRARIWDIARQVKELLSRTQIVVPGGADLEVSHHYGLDRFDEVGLVIITVINRGYCKKLLVSLPGQIHPEQYHEKKEETFHIIYGEVMLELNGVGRLYRPGDVVTIEPGVRHAFKAESGAVIEEISTTHDKNDSFYTDPAIMANKQRKTLLTYWMD